The Euzebya rosea genome segment GTCGTCGTAGGCCGATCGCAGGGGCTCGCCCAGCACCTCGAACGCCAGCCGTGCCCCGCTGTCCACGAGCGCGCCGGCGACGCCGCCCCCGCCGACCGGGTGGGCGAACGTCATCACCAGACGGCTGCCGGGCGCCGAGAGCTCGGCCAGCCCGGTGGCGGTGGACCGCACGGCCAGGTCGTCGAGGTAGGGCACGACTGCCTCCCACACCCACAACGTGGGGCGGTGTCGGTCCCATGCCGTCGGTGCCAGGGCCATCAGCAGGGAGTCCTCGGCGAGGTCCGCGGCGACGAACTCGACGTCGGCGAGCGGCGCGACATCGGCCATGGTGGCCTGCTTGCGACGCTGGGTGGCCGGGCGGTCGACCTCGACGACGTGGGTGCCGTGAAGCGCCTCCATCCGCCAGGCGCGCGTGTCGAACCCGGCGCCCACCACGACCACCTGTCCGATGCCGTCGTGCACGGCCCGCTCGACCTCGGCGTCGACGGCGTGCATGCGCAGGGCGGCATGCACGTTGAGGCCGCCCAGCGCAACGGCCACCGCCGCCCGCCCGCCGGGCAGCCCCGCCGCGGCACGCAGGCCGCGAACCGCCGGACGGACGAGACGAGGCAGCGCCCGCTCGGCAAGGCCGTCGCGAAGGTCGCCCCGACCTACCGCACGGCCGAGCGCAACCGCCCGTGCGGTCAGCGAGGCGCGGTCCCGAGGATGTGTCGTCACGGCGGCGAACCCTAGCCACTGCGCAGCCGGAGGGCTTCACGGCGTGCCATGATCCGGGGCGTGGACCACCTGCGCCTGATCGAGGACGAATCCGCTGCCTTCCTCGAGGCGGTGTTGTCCGGCAGCCTCGATGTGCCTGTCCCGCCCTGTCCGGGATGGACGATGGCCGATCTGCTCGGGCACCTCGGTGTCGTGCAGTGGTTCCACGGCAGCCACCTGGACCGGGGGGTGACCGACCCGCCGCCCGGGCCACGGCCCACCCCGCCGGTCGACGGGCTGGCCGACTGGTTCCGCGAGGGCACCGCCGTGCTGCTCGACACCCTTCGTCGCCTGCCACCGGACGCCCCCGCATTCACGTTCGACCCCACCAACGACACCGTGTCGTTCTGGCATCGTCGGATGGCCCACGAGGCCGCCATCCACCGCTGGGATGCACAGCTCGCCCGCAACGCCGCGGTCGGGTTCGAGGCCGACCAGGCCCTCGACGGGATCGCGGAGTACCTGTCGGTGTTCCTGCCCCGGGCTCGAGCCGATGACGCACCACAGGGAACCGTCGTCCTGCTCACCGACGAGGGCACGACGTTGTCGACCTCCCACGGTGACCCCGACGCTGCCCGTGCGACCGTCGCGGGCTCGGCCGACGAACTGTGGCTGGCGGTCTGGGGCCGCCAGCCGCTGGTCGACCTGGACGTCGAGGGCGACCTCGAGCTGGCCCGCTCGATCGTCAACCGCTGAGCCGCAGGCTCACCAGCCCCAGGTGCGGTGGGGGTTGCGTTGCCGCCCGTCCAGGCACTCCCGCATGCGGCGTCGCATCATCGGGTCCACCATCGCCTCGGCGGTGTCGCGGGTCACCCAGCGGACCTGCGACACCTCGTGGGTGTGCACGGGGGATGGGGAGGGCGTCGGCACCTCCGGACGAGCGGCGTAGAAGAACTGGACGCGATCGGGGTGGTCGTGGGCGAACACGCCGAGCAGCTCGTCGAGCACGACCCGCACGCCGCCTTCCTCCCACGCCTCGCGGACGGCGGCATCCGCCGGGTTCTCCGCGGCATCGACCAGCCCCCCGGGCAACGTCCACGATCGCTTGAAGTCGTCGAACACGACCAGCACACGGCCGTCGTCGTCGGTGCAGATCACCGACGCCGCTGCGACCTTCCGGGCGATCGAGCCAAAGAACGTCCGGCTGCGGTCGGCGGGACTGCGGGGAGTGCGCCCCACGGCCAGGAC includes the following:
- a CDS encoding class I SAM-dependent methyltransferase, which produces MTTHPRDRASLTARAVALGRAVGRGDLRDGLAERALPRLVRPAVRGLRAAAGLPGGRAAVAVALGGLNVHAALRMHAVDAEVERAVHDGIGQVVVVGAGFDTRAWRMEALHGTHVVEVDRPATQRRKQATMADVAPLADVEFVAADLAEDSLLMALAPTAWDRHRPTLWVWEAVVPYLDDLAVRSTATGLAELSAPGSRLVMTFAHPVGGGGVAGALVDSGARLAFEVLGEPLRSAYDDWDITALLTEAGFHDPVVTGSREWARTVGQDAPRLIFAAERLVTAVRR
- a CDS encoding maleylpyruvate isomerase family mycothiol-dependent enzyme, with translation MDHLRLIEDESAAFLEAVLSGSLDVPVPPCPGWTMADLLGHLGVVQWFHGSHLDRGVTDPPPGPRPTPPVDGLADWFREGTAVLLDTLRRLPPDAPAFTFDPTNDTVSFWHRRMAHEAAIHRWDAQLARNAAVGFEADQALDGIAEYLSVFLPRARADDAPQGTVVLLTDEGTTLSTSHGDPDAARATVAGSADELWLAVWGRQPLVDLDVEGDLELARSIVNR
- a CDS encoding NUDIX hydrolase yields the protein MEPADLLPLLTTVLPVGEVVATPHAGVADALAASGVEVRVEGPSVLPDGSVGAVLLLAGEVPAAGDRGPTLLAEAVRATRPGGIVAVAAPSAMPARLARTGDGQPALTATDADHMLRERGVEVELLAAPGAAARLAGRPWAGADDLPVDRSPGLLDAGEVVLAVGRTPRSPADRSRTFFGSIARKVAAASVICTDDDGRVLVVFDDFKRSWTLPGGLVDAAENPADAAVREAWEEGGVRVVLDELLGVFAHDHPDRVQFFYAARPEVPTPSPSPVHTHEVSQVRWVTRDTAEAMVDPMMRRRMRECLDGRQRNPHRTWGW